From one Planktothrix agardhii NIES-204 genomic stretch:
- the cphA_1 gene encoding cyanophycin synthetase has protein sequence MKILKIQTLRGPNYWSIRRHQLIVMRLDLEELTERYSSDIPGFYNGLTSALPSLIEHHCSPGVRGGFLSRVERGTLMGHIIEHIALELQQLAGMTVGFGRTRETSSPGIFQVAFEYDNEHAGRYAGRAAVRLCQSIADTGTYPSEELAQDIEDLKELKAQASLGPSTETIIKEAEARDIPWQQLNARFMIQFGYGCYQKRIQATLSNQTGVLAVELACDKEGTKQILRDAGVPVPRGTVIRYLDELQDAIHEVGGYPIAIKPLDGNHGRGITLDITKWETAVMAYEEASNASKTRSVILERFYTGRDHRVLVVNGKMVAVAERVPAHVVGDGKLTIEQLIEKTNRDPRRGDGHDNVLTRIVVDKTVLSMIAEKGHTLESVMPPGEICFLRATANLSTGGSAIDRTDEVHPDNVWLFARIAKIIGLDIAGIDVVTPDISKPLREVDGVVVEVNAAPGFRMHVAPSEGLPRNVAGAVMDMLFPPCQPSRVPILAVTGTNGKTTTTRLLAHIIKQTGLAVGYTTTDGIYIGEHLAEPGDNTGPQSAQLILRDPMVEVAVLECARGGILRAGLGFDTCDVGVVLNVSADHLGLGDIDTPEQMAKVKSVVAEVVMPKGYAVLNADDPLVVQMAERVKAQIAYFTMNPDNEIVLKHTESGGLAAVYENGYLSILKGDWTLRIEQAVNVPITMNGRAPFMIANALAACLAAFAQGVKIEHIRAGLSTFIASTSQTPGRMNLFNMGNYHALIDYAHNPASYIALGAFVKNWPGHRIGVIGGPGDRRDEDFVTLGQLAADIFDEIIVKEDDDTRGRELGSAAQLISQGIQQVLGTIPGRQVRYETILNETQAVNTALDRAGAGSLVVILPESVNRAIKLIEVRNPIQESIDNSHSPSLNSSTVIQSSITL, from the coding sequence ATGAAAATTCTTAAAATACAAACCTTAAGAGGCCCTAACTACTGGAGTATCCGACGCCATCAACTGATTGTGATGCGTTTGGATTTAGAAGAATTAACGGAACGCTATAGCAGCGATATTCCAGGCTTCTATAACGGCTTAACTTCCGCTCTCCCGAGTTTAATTGAACATCACTGCTCACCGGGTGTCCGAGGGGGGTTCCTCAGTCGGGTAGAACGGGGAACTTTAATGGGACATATTATCGAACACATCGCCCTGGAACTCCAACAGTTGGCCGGAATGACCGTAGGATTTGGTCGCACCCGTGAAACCTCCAGTCCGGGGATTTTTCAGGTGGCGTTTGAATATGATAACGAACACGCTGGGCGTTATGCGGGCCGAGCCGCTGTCCGATTGTGCCAAAGTATTGCGGATACGGGAACCTATCCCAGCGAAGAACTTGCCCAAGATATTGAAGATCTCAAAGAATTAAAAGCTCAAGCCTCCCTTGGCCCTAGCACAGAAACCATTATTAAAGAAGCCGAAGCCCGGGATATTCCCTGGCAACAACTGAATGCTCGGTTTATGATTCAGTTTGGTTATGGATGTTATCAAAAACGGATTCAAGCCACCCTCAGTAACCAAACCGGAGTTTTAGCCGTAGAGTTGGCCTGTGATAAAGAAGGGACAAAACAAATTCTCCGAGATGCGGGGGTTCCGGTTCCCAGAGGAACGGTGATTCGCTATTTGGATGAACTCCAAGATGCCATTCATGAAGTCGGAGGCTATCCCATTGCCATTAAACCCCTCGATGGCAACCATGGACGGGGGATTACCCTGGATATTACCAAATGGGAAACGGCGGTCATGGCCTACGAGGAAGCCAGTAATGCCTCTAAAACCCGCAGTGTGATTTTGGAACGCTTCTATACAGGTCGGGATCATCGGGTGTTAGTGGTGAATGGCAAAATGGTAGCCGTGGCGGAACGGGTTCCGGCCCATGTAGTCGGGGATGGCAAATTAACCATTGAACAATTAATCGAAAAAACCAATCGTGATCCCCGTCGGGGCGATGGCCATGATAATGTCCTCACCCGAATTGTGGTGGATAAAACCGTGCTGTCCATGATTGCGGAGAAAGGTCATACCCTAGAAAGCGTTATGCCCCCCGGAGAAATCTGTTTTCTGCGGGCTACGGCTAACTTAAGTACGGGAGGCAGTGCCATTGACCGCACCGATGAAGTTCACCCGGATAATGTCTGGCTATTTGCTCGAATTGCTAAAATTATCGGTTTGGATATTGCCGGAATTGATGTGGTGACGCCCGATATTTCTAAACCTCTGCGGGAAGTCGATGGGGTGGTGGTGGAAGTGAATGCCGCCCCGGGTTTCCGAATGCACGTCGCCCCCAGTGAAGGCTTACCCAGAAATGTTGCAGGGGCGGTGATGGATATGTTGTTTCCCCCCTGTCAACCCAGTCGCGTCCCAATTTTAGCCGTCACCGGAACCAATGGTAAAACCACTACTACCCGTTTGTTAGCTCACATCATCAAACAAACCGGGTTGGCGGTGGGTTATACCACTACCGACGGGATTTATATTGGGGAACATTTAGCCGAACCTGGGGACAATACCGGGCCCCAAAGCGCCCAACTGATTCTGCGTGATCCGATGGTAGAAGTTGCTGTCCTTGAATGTGCCCGGGGTGGCATTCTGCGGGCGGGGCTAGGGTTCGATACCTGTGATGTCGGTGTGGTCTTGAATGTGTCGGCGGATCATTTGGGCTTGGGGGATATTGATACCCCGGAACAAATGGCGAAGGTGAAAAGTGTTGTGGCTGAAGTAGTGATGCCGAAAGGCTATGCGGTGTTGAACGCTGATGATCCGTTGGTGGTACAAATGGCCGAACGGGTAAAGGCTCAAATCGCCTATTTCACCATGAATCCTGATAATGAAATTGTGTTGAAACACACGGAATCCGGGGGATTGGCAGCCGTCTATGAAAATGGCTATCTGTCTATTTTAAAAGGAGATTGGACGCTACGGATTGAACAGGCGGTGAATGTTCCGATCACGATGAATGGTCGCGCTCCGTTTATGATTGCTAATGCTTTGGCCGCTTGTTTGGCCGCCTTTGCCCAAGGGGTAAAAATAGAGCATATTCGGGCGGGTTTGTCAACCTTTATCGCCTCGACTTCCCAAACCCCCGGACGGATGAATTTATTTAATATGGGGAATTATCACGCCCTGATTGATTATGCCCATAACCCGGCAAGTTACATAGCGTTAGGGGCGTTTGTGAAAAATTGGCCTGGGCATCGGATTGGGGTAATTGGTGGCCCTGGCGATCGCCGGGATGAAGATTTTGTCACCTTGGGTCAATTGGCTGCGGATATCTTTGATGAGATTATTGTCAAGGAGGATGATGATACCCGGGGCCGAGAACTGGGTTCGGCAGCTCAGTTAATCAGCCAGGGGATTCAGCAAGTTTTAGGCACTATTCCTGGCCGTCAGGTACGTTATGAAACAATTCTTAATGAAACCCAAGCGGTGAATACGGCTTTGGATCGGGCTGGGGCGGGATCGTTAGTAGTGATTCTACCCGAAAGTGTGAATCGCGCGATTAAATTAATTGAGGTTCGTAACCCCATTCAGGAGTCTATTGACAATTCCCATTCTCCGAGTCTTAATTCCTCAACGGTGATCCAATCTTCGATCACACTGTAG
- the glyQ gene encoding glycyl-tRNA synthetase alpha chain, whose translation MNFQSIIATLNQFWSDRGCLIAQSYDTEKGAGTMNPHTFLRAIGPEPWSVAYVEPCRRPTDGRYGENPNRFQHYYQYQVLIKPSPNNIQEVYLDSLKLLGINPEDHDIRFVEDNWESPTLGAWGVGWEVWLDGMEITQFTYFQQCGSIDCRPVSIEITYGLERLAMYLQNVDAMTKISWTDKINYGDVHLQGEIEQCTYNFEASNPEFLFTLFGLYEQEAEQLIEKGLVLPSLDYVLKCSHSFNLLDARGVIAVTERTRYIGRIRNLARRVAQRYLEQREQLGFPLEKTSLVAQ comes from the coding sequence GTGAATTTTCAATCAATTATTGCTACCCTGAATCAATTTTGGAGCGATCGCGGCTGTTTGATTGCCCAATCCTATGATACCGAAAAAGGGGCGGGAACCATGAACCCCCATACCTTTTTACGCGCCATTGGCCCGGAACCCTGGTCGGTCGCCTATGTCGAACCCTGTCGTCGTCCCACCGATGGCCGTTATGGAGAAAACCCCAATCGTTTTCAACATTATTATCAATATCAAGTGTTAATTAAACCCTCTCCTAATAATATTCAAGAGGTTTATTTAGACTCCTTGAAACTATTAGGAATTAACCCCGAAGATCATGATATTCGCTTTGTAGAAGATAACTGGGAATCTCCCACTTTAGGGGCTTGGGGTGTGGGTTGGGAAGTCTGGTTAGATGGGATGGAAATTACTCAATTTACCTATTTTCAACAATGCGGAAGTATTGATTGTCGTCCCGTTTCTATTGAAATTACCTATGGTTTAGAACGTCTAGCCATGTATCTACAAAATGTGGATGCGATGACTAAAATTTCTTGGACAGATAAAATTAATTATGGGGATGTTCACCTCCAGGGAGAAATAGAACAATGTACCTATAATTTTGAAGCATCTAACCCAGAATTTTTGTTTACTTTGTTTGGATTATATGAACAGGAAGCGGAACAATTAATCGAAAAAGGGTTAGTTTTACCGAGTTTAGATTATGTTCTTAAATGTTCCCATAGTTTCAATTTATTGGATGCTAGAGGAGTGATTGCGGTGACAGAAAGAACTCGTTATATTGGTCGAATTAGAAATTTAGCTAGACGAGTCGCCCAACGCTATTTAGAACAGCGAGAACAGTTAGGTTTCCCCTTAGAAAAAACCTCCCTAGTTGCTCAATAA
- a CDS encoding radical SAM domain protein, with translation MLTKTGTEQIVNPLQKSNLNKKGLCDYVINIASGCLHGCTFCYVPSTPAIRTRQSQLQEKGVDNPQMDWGKYLFIREEIPEKLKKVLKGKKKWNETPSGKGVVLLCSGTDPYQNQQVAKITRDTVKTLQEKNKRIRILTRSPLWVNDLDLFNYPNVTVGMSLPYLDDELSRQIEPQAPPPSKRYEALLKGKKAGCRLYIAMAPTPPTLTLDNFKNYLDKIMTLEPEVIFWEPINARGTNGKRMIAAGLDWANSIMTKRSWSEDFLRQWEDIETAAEIVGCKDKLHIWPDPELKKYVDNPQKVIDWLHRPTIENWV, from the coding sequence ATGCTAACAAAAACTGGAACCGAACAAATAGTCAATCCCTTACAAAAAAGTAATTTAAACAAGAAGGGATTATGTGATTATGTGATTAATATTGCATCTGGCTGTTTGCATGGATGCACATTTTGTTATGTTCCCTCAACACCAGCTATTCGTACCCGACAATCACAACTTCAAGAAAAAGGTGTGGATAATCCTCAAATGGACTGGGGAAAATATCTATTTATTCGTGAGGAGATTCCTGAGAAATTAAAAAAAGTTTTAAAAGGCAAAAAAAAATGGAATGAAACTCCATCAGGAAAGGGTGTTGTTTTACTTTGTTCAGGGACTGACCCTTATCAAAATCAACAGGTAGCAAAAATTACTCGTGATACAGTTAAGACTTTACAGGAAAAGAACAAGAGAATTAGAATTTTAACTCGCAGTCCTCTATGGGTAAATGATCTAGATCTTTTCAATTATCCTAATGTAACAGTTGGTATGAGTTTACCCTATTTAGATGATGAACTCAGTCGTCAAATTGAACCCCAAGCCCCTCCTCCATCTAAACGCTATGAAGCTTTATTAAAAGGCAAAAAAGCCGGATGTCGCCTTTATATTGCGATGGCACCCACTCCGCCCACTTTAACTTTAGATAACTTTAAAAATTATTTAGATAAAATCATGACTTTAGAACCAGAAGTAATTTTTTGGGAACCAATTAATGCGCGAGGAACTAATGGAAAACGAATGATTGCAGCAGGCTTAGACTGGGCAAATTCTATCATGACTAAACGTTCCTGGTCAGAAGATTTTTTAAGGCAATGGGAAGATATTGAAACGGCAGCCGAAATAGTGGGTTGTAAAGATAAACTTCATATATGGCCCGATCCAGAGTTAAAAAAATATGTCGATAATCCTCAAAAAGTTATAGATTGGTTACATCGTCCAACAATTGAAAACTGGGTTTGA
- a CDS encoding DNA polymerase III, subunits gamma and tau, with translation MSYEPLHHKYRPQTFAHLVGQEAIATTLTNAIESQRIAPAYLFTGPRGTGKTSSARILAKSLNCLANSTPTAAPCGVCEVCKGITNGSTLDVIEIDAASNTGVDNIRELIERSQFAPVQCRYKVYVIDECHMLSTAAFNALLKTLEEPPDRVVFVLATTDPQRVLPTIISRCQRFDFRRIPLDSMIKHLKYIAQQEAINIADDAVFMVAQIAQGGLRDAESLLDQLSLLSGEITVEKVWDLVGAVPERDLISLLEAIDSGDTAIILDCIRNLLNRGREPLIVLQNLAGFYRDLLIAKTASTRSDLVALTQPTWEQLCQFSHRWDSTIILAGQKHLRESEVQIKNSTQPRLWLEIILLGLLPSALQKSVITQTVTVTQTPQKTVQNQSETVPFVQRSEPSNPSQNPVNSPVFQPTYTPEPQPQVKAEIPAPPAEPPIVTNANLDQIWQQVLDYIQPNGTKAFFRQQGHLIQCNSDIAYIKMNSEPVLKMAKERISNLEKAFQQVFGHPIKINFDSRGGNSVNQVQEVTPPSPSYTPVNNSRVYSPEVVQPPVINTQEQQQISESPNQDINKQNQIETINNHSFKPIEKVETVELTPEQADTQAVAIASQKLVDFFQGKMIELEEKPTSKTATLLDKKADAIEINENENFIEIDDLDEENDDDF, from the coding sequence GTGAGTTACGAACCCCTACACCACAAATACCGTCCCCAAACCTTTGCCCATTTGGTCGGACAAGAGGCGATCGCAACTACCCTCACGAATGCGATCGAATCTCAACGCATCGCCCCAGCTTACCTATTTACTGGGCCGAGGGGAACGGGAAAAACCTCCAGTGCGAGAATTTTGGCCAAATCGCTGAATTGTTTGGCCAATTCCACTCCAACGGCCGCACCTTGCGGGGTTTGTGAGGTTTGCAAAGGGATTACTAATGGATCAACTTTAGATGTAATTGAAATTGATGCGGCTAGTAATACCGGGGTTGATAATATTAGGGAATTAATTGAGCGATCGCAATTTGCTCCGGTTCAATGTCGTTATAAAGTATATGTTATAGATGAATGTCATATGTTAAGTACGGCAGCATTTAACGCCCTATTAAAAACCTTAGAAGAACCTCCAGATCGAGTTGTATTTGTATTAGCAACAACTGACCCACAACGGGTTTTACCTACTATTATTTCCCGGTGTCAACGGTTTGATTTTCGACGAATCCCCCTAGATTCCATGATCAAACATTTAAAATATATTGCCCAACAAGAAGCTATTAATATTGCTGATGATGCGGTTTTTATGGTGGCTCAAATTGCTCAGGGGGGGTTAAGGGATGCTGAAAGTTTATTGGATCAACTTAGTTTATTATCCGGTGAAATTACGGTTGAAAAAGTCTGGGATTTAGTCGGGGCGGTTCCTGAACGGGACTTAATCAGTTTATTAGAAGCGATTGATTCTGGGGATACGGCTATTATTTTAGACTGTATTCGTAACTTATTAAACCGAGGACGGGAACCTTTAATTGTCCTGCAAAATTTAGCCGGATTTTATCGAGATTTATTAATTGCTAAAACCGCATCAACCCGTTCTGATTTAGTCGCACTGACTCAACCGACTTGGGAACAACTTTGTCAATTTTCCCACCGTTGGGATAGTACAATTATATTAGCAGGTCAGAAACATTTACGCGAAAGTGAAGTTCAAATCAAAAATTCAACTCAACCGCGTTTATGGTTAGAAATTATCTTATTAGGTTTACTTCCATCGGCGTTACAAAAATCTGTTATAACTCAAACGGTTACTGTTACCCAAACTCCTCAAAAAACCGTCCAAAACCAATCGGAAACCGTTCCATTTGTACAACGTTCAGAACCTTCAAACCCGTCACAAAACCCAGTTAATTCTCCCGTTTTTCAACCTACATACACCCCCGAACCTCAACCGCAAGTTAAAGCAGAAATTCCCGCACCACCCGCAGAACCGCCTATTGTTACTAATGCTAATTTAGATCAAATTTGGCAACAGGTATTAGATTATATTCAACCCAATGGAACAAAAGCTTTCTTTCGGCAACAAGGACATTTAATCCAGTGTAATTCTGATATTGCATATATTAAAATGAATTCTGAACCTGTACTAAAAATGGCTAAAGAGAGAATATCGAATTTAGAAAAAGCATTTCAACAGGTTTTCGGTCATCCTATTAAAATTAATTTTGATAGTAGAGGCGGAAATTCTGTTAATCAAGTTCAAGAAGTTACTCCCCCATCTCCATCCTATACTCCTGTTAATAATTCTAGGGTTTATTCCCCAGAAGTTGTACAACCTCCTGTAATTAATACTCAAGAACAACAACAAATTTCTGAATCTCCCAATCAGGATATTAACAAACAGAATCAAATTGAAACGATTAACAATCATTCATTTAAACCAATTGAAAAAGTAGAAACAGTTGAATTAACACCGGAACAAGCAGATACTCAAGCAGTAGCGATCGCATCTCAAAAATTAGTTGATTTTTTTCAAGGAAAAATGATTGAATTAGAAGAAAAACCCACATCTAAAACCGCTACTTTATTAGACAAAAAAGCTGATGCTATTGAAATTAATGAAAATGAAAACTTTATAGAAATTGATGATCTGGATGAAGAAAATGATGATGATTTTTGA
- a CDS encoding N-carbamoyl-L-amino acid amidohydrolase codes for MDKITQISINSDRLHHRINTLAQIGQQPSGSICRLAFSPEDLEGRATVKQWMLEAGMTVSTDVAGNLIGRYQGKSPTAPALGTGSHIDTVPTGGCYDGALGVLAGIEVVHTLKNHNLQLHHPLEVIVFADEESTMIGAQAIAGTVLLDAPDRYQSKAGESIQGCLARVGGNWDNLATARRSRADLVAFVELHVEQGAILEQKGVSIGIVQGVVGMERLKITIIGKANHAGTTPMEMRQDALIAAAELILAVREIALKMPSQPVATVGYLNVLPNAVNIIPGQVELSVDMRDLSDNCLQEMLAQLHNKIILIAHSTNTTISTTPLLSVKPTLATPEIQYSIESVCKQLNLNYDYLPSRAGHDALEIGRITNMGMIFVPSQGGFSHSEAEYTSPEHCTQGANVLLQTLLLLDQSH; via the coding sequence ATGGATAAGATTACCCAAATTAGTATTAATAGCGATCGCCTACATCACCGAATCAACACTTTAGCCCAAATCGGTCAACAACCTTCGGGTAGTATTTGTCGCCTCGCCTTTTCCCCGGAGGATTTGGAGGGGCGTGCTACCGTCAAACAGTGGATGCTAGAGGCGGGAATGACCGTTAGCACCGATGTAGCCGGAAATCTCATCGGTCGCTATCAGGGCAAAAGTCCCACTGCTCCAGCTTTAGGGACAGGTTCCCATATCGACACCGTACCCACGGGCGGATGCTATGATGGAGCTTTGGGGGTATTAGCTGGCATAGAAGTAGTACACACATTAAAAAACCATAATCTACAACTCCATCATCCCCTAGAAGTGATAGTATTTGCCGACGAAGAAAGTACCATGATTGGTGCTCAGGCGATCGCAGGAACGGTGTTACTCGATGCTCCAGATCGTTATCAATCAAAGGCAGGAGAGTCGATTCAAGGATGTTTAGCACGGGTGGGAGGCAACTGGGATAACCTAGCAACAGCGCGACGGTCACGGGCAGATCTGGTGGCGTTTGTGGAACTGCACGTGGAACAGGGGGCCATATTAGAACAAAAGGGGGTTTCTATTGGAATTGTGCAGGGTGTGGTAGGAATGGAGCGCCTAAAAATTACGATTATTGGAAAAGCCAACCACGCCGGAACAACACCCATGGAAATGCGACAGGATGCGTTAATAGCGGCGGCAGAATTAATTTTAGCAGTGCGAGAAATAGCGTTAAAAATGCCTTCCCAACCCGTAGCAACCGTAGGATATCTTAATGTTTTACCCAATGCAGTTAATATTATCCCCGGACAGGTAGAACTTTCTGTAGATATGCGAGATTTATCTGATAATTGTTTACAGGAAATGTTGGCACAATTGCACAATAAGATAATATTGATCGCCCATTCAACTAATACCACAATTTCAACAACTCCCTTACTCAGTGTTAAACCAACCTTAGCGACTCCTGAAATTCAATATAGTATTGAATCTGTTTGTAAACAGTTAAACTTAAATTATGATTATCTTCCCAGTCGCGCCGGACATGATGCCTTAGAAATCGGCAGAATTACCAATATGGGAATGATTTTTGTCCCCTCTCAAGGAGGCTTTAGTCATTCCGAAGCCGAATATACATCCCCCGAACATTGTACCCAAGGAGCCAATGTATTATTACAAACTTTGTTATTATTAGATCAAAGCCATTAA
- a CDS encoding hypothetical protein (conserved hypothetical protein) encodes MTNTKRIFICGSALQGQPDHKNLGEAKLIKSAKTLPIYRLHAAGNGWHPAIYEIGEDGISIPGEVYEISHTQYEHLLVNEPPNMYPGDIKLEDGEVLTAILYPRELIEHYQWPDISAFGGWAAYKKSNPI; translated from the coding sequence ATGACCAATACTAAACGGATCTTTATTTGTGGTTCGGCCCTCCAGGGTCAACCGGATCATAAAAACTTAGGGGAAGCAAAATTGATTAAATCGGCTAAAACCCTACCCATATATCGCTTACACGCGGCGGGCAATGGTTGGCATCCGGCGATTTATGAAATTGGAGAAGACGGAATTTCTATCCCCGGAGAAGTGTATGAAATCTCGCACACCCAGTATGAGCATTTACTGGTTAACGAACCTCCGAATATGTATCCAGGGGACATCAAGTTAGAAGATGGGGAAGTCTTAACTGCGATACTCTATCCGAGGGAATTAATCGAACACTATCAATGGCCAGATATTTCTGCTTTCGGGGGTTGGGCTGCTTATAAAAAATCAAATCCAATTTAA
- the pcyA gene encoding phycocyanobilin:ferredoxin oxidoreductase, whose product MVNTSFPSIREQQHSLIRQLANQIQVSWSQYLDLEPYHLPEDLGYVEGRLEGEKLIIENKCYQTQHFRKLHLELAKVGQNLDILHCVMFPRVEYDIPMFGADLVGGRGQISAAIVDLSPTHLDRSLPLPYQQQLQPQPQQQFSQPREIPTWGDIFSEFCLFIRPTTPEEETKFLQIVTQYLKVHCEYAIAQNPISEEQKSEIIAGQQRYCTQQQQNDKTRRVLEKAFGEEWANNYMTTVLFDLAPS is encoded by the coding sequence ATGGTTAACACCTCCTTCCCCTCGATTCGAGAACAACAGCACTCTCTCATCCGCCAACTCGCCAACCAAATTCAGGTTAGTTGGAGCCAATATCTCGATTTGGAACCCTACCATTTACCAGAAGATTTAGGATATGTGGAGGGACGCTTAGAAGGGGAAAAACTGATCATTGAAAATAAGTGTTATCAAACCCAACACTTTCGGAAACTCCATTTGGAATTGGCTAAAGTTGGCCAAAATCTGGATATTCTCCATTGCGTGATGTTTCCGAGGGTGGAATATGATATCCCCATGTTTGGGGCTGATTTAGTCGGGGGACGGGGCCAAATTAGTGCGGCTATTGTGGATTTATCCCCTACCCATTTAGACCGTAGTTTACCGTTACCCTATCAACAGCAATTACAACCCCAACCGCAACAACAGTTTTCCCAACCCCGTGAAATTCCCACTTGGGGGGATATTTTTTCGGAATTTTGTTTATTTATTCGACCGACAACACCGGAAGAAGAAACTAAATTTTTGCAAATTGTGACGCAATATTTGAAAGTTCATTGTGAATATGCGATCGCTCAAAACCCGATTTCTGAGGAACAAAAATCGGAAATTATTGCAGGTCAACAACGGTATTGTACTCAACAACAACAAAATGATAAAACCCGCCGTGTCTTAGAAAAAGCCTTTGGTGAAGAATGGGCTAATAACTATATGACAACGGTTTTATTTGATCTGGCTCCCAGCTAA
- a CDS encoding aldo/keto reductase, with protein sequence MNNHQLLSLPKMGCGTWAWGNRLLWGYDPSMDTQLQQVFNLCVSQGVTLFDTGDSYGTGKLNGRSESLLGQFSQEYQGINQEQICIATKLAPYPWRLTRKSMINASENSAKRLGKNVDLVQMHWSTANYAPWQEGNLLAGLGDLYEQGLVKGIGLSNYGPKRLKKVYQKFADRGIPISNLQVQYSLLSTYPVTELGLKKVCDELGIQLIAYSPLGLGLLTGKFSENTPLPKGIRGGLFKKLLPGIQPILASLKEIAEFRSKTLTQVALNWCICKGTIPIPGAKNLEQAKDNLGALGWYLDSGEVAALDNAVMRSNQQMVQNIFQTS encoded by the coding sequence ATGAACAATCATCAACTCCTATCTTTACCTAAAATGGGATGCGGAACCTGGGCCTGGGGAAATCGCCTATTATGGGGTTATGATCCCAGTATGGATACACAGTTACAACAAGTATTTAATTTGTGTGTCAGTCAGGGTGTCACCTTATTTGATACGGGAGATTCCTACGGTACAGGGAAATTAAATGGACGCAGTGAATCGCTTTTAGGACAGTTTTCTCAAGAATATCAAGGAATAAATCAAGAGCAAATTTGTATCGCCACAAAATTAGCTCCTTATCCCTGGAGATTAACCCGCAAATCAATGATTAATGCCTCTGAAAATTCAGCTAAACGGTTAGGAAAAAATGTCGATTTAGTTCAAATGCACTGGTCTACAGCTAATTACGCTCCTTGGCAAGAAGGGAATTTATTAGCGGGTTTAGGAGATTTATATGAACAGGGATTAGTTAAAGGAATTGGCTTATCGAATTATGGGCCGAAACGGTTAAAAAAAGTTTATCAAAAATTTGCAGATCGGGGGATTCCGATTTCAAATTTACAGGTACAATATTCTTTATTATCAACCTATCCGGTCACGGAATTAGGGTTAAAAAAAGTTTGTGATGAATTAGGCATTCAATTAATTGCCTATAGTCCGTTAGGGTTAGGATTATTAACCGGAAAATTCTCAGAAAATACCCCTTTACCAAAAGGAATTCGCGGGGGATTATTTAAAAAATTGTTACCCGGAATTCAACCGATTTTAGCCAGTCTGAAAGAAATTGCTGAATTTCGGTCTAAAACTTTAACCCAAGTTGCTTTAAATTGGTGTATTTGTAAAGGTACAATTCCGATTCCTGGGGCAAAAAACCTAGAGCAAGCTAAGGATAATTTAGGGGCGTTAGGGTGGTATTTGGACTCAGGAGAAGTTGCAGCGTTAGATAATGCTGTGATGCGTTCTAATCAACAAATGGTACAAAATATTTTCCAGACTTCTTAG
- a CDS encoding twin arginine-targeting protein translocase, translating into MFGLGWPEIAIILVVALLIFGPKKIPEIGKSLGQSLKGFKDGFSTPPDISDSVSSETEQNSHKS; encoded by the coding sequence ATGTTTGGTTTAGGTTGGCCAGAAATTGCAATTATTTTAGTGGTGGCGCTGTTAATTTTTGGCCCTAAAAAAATTCCTGAAATTGGGAAAAGTTTGGGCCAAAGTCTTAAGGGGTTTAAAGATGGATTCTCTACCCCCCCAGATATTTCTGATTCAGTCTCCTCTGAGACGGAACAGAATTCCCACAAGTCCTAA